GTTCCAGGTGCAAGACGATATTCTCGATGTGGAAAGCGATACCCAGACTTTGGGTAAAACCCGTGGCGCTGATGAGGCTGCGGGTAAGCCGACGTATCCTTCCATCATTGGCTTGTCCGCCTCTAAAACGAAATTACAGGATTTGTATGATGAAGCGTTGGATGCTTTGGTATCCTTCGGTGAATCTGCCCATTTGTTGCGTGAAATTGCTGAGTTCACAGTAAAACGCATACGATAAATACTAATAGCAAGATCAGAACCCACCACAGTACCATCTTTACGGTTTGACGATTAGGGGTTAGCCAACGTGCTTAATACGATTCATTCGCCTGACGAGTTGCGTCATTTGGAACTTGAGCAACTGCCAACAGTATGCGCTCAAGTGCGCGAGTTTTTGCTGAATTCGGTGTCGACTGGAGGAGGTCATTTTTCCTCCAATTTGGGCACGGTCGAATTGACGGTTGCCTTACATTACGCTTTTGACACGCCAAAGGACAAGCTGGTGTGGGATGTGGGGCATCAGGCATACCCACATAAAATCCTTACCGGGCGGCGCGAGCAAATGAGCAGCATTCGCCAAAAAGATGGGTTGGCAGGTTTCCCGAAGCGCTGCGAAAGTGAATACGATACGTTTGGTGTAGGGCATTCCAGCACTTCGATCAGCGCTGCCTTAGGCATGGCGTTAGCCGCACAACATAAGGGTGAGGATTACCATTCGGTCGCGATTATCGGCGACGGTGCGCTGACGGCGGGGATGGCGTATGAGGCGATGAATCATGCAGGCGATTTAGATGCTAACCTAATCGTGATCCTCAATGACAATGAAATGTCGATTTCACCCAACGTTGGCGCTTTGCGTAAATACCTGACCCGTTTGTTGACGGGACGGATGTATTCCACCATGCGTGAAAGTGGTAAGAAAGCCTTGTCGCACAGCAAGTCGCTGTCAAAATTGGCGAAGCTGACCGAGGAGCACATGAAAGGCATGGTATTGCCGGGTACACTGTTTGAGGAGATGGGCTTTAAATATTACGGCCCGATTGACGGGCATGATGTGGAAGAGCTGGTGCGGGTGCTGCAAAACATCAAAAGCATTAAGGGTCCGCGCTTATTGCATGTGCTGACACAAAAAGGCAAAGGTTACGAGTTAGCCGAGGAAGACCCGTGCACCTATCATGGCGTGGTTCCCTTCAATCTGAAAACGGGATTGGTTGCCAGCTCAAAAAAATCTACCCCCACGTATACGCAAGTGTTTGGGCAATGGTTGTGTGATATGGCTGAACAGGATGCGCGTTTGGTGGGAATTACCCCGGCGATGCGTGAGGGTTCGGGTTTGGTGGCATTTTCAGAACGTTTCCCTGAGCGTTATTTCGATGTTGGCATTGCAGAGCAACACGCGGTTACGTTAGCGGCGGGCTTGGCGTGTGAAGGCTTGAAACCAGTGGTGGCGATTTATTCGACCTTTTTGCAACGCGCGTATGATCAATTGATTCACGATGTGGCGATTCAGAATTTGCCGGTGGTGTTTGCGATTGATCGCGCTGGCTTGGTGGGGGCGGATGGTCCTACTCATTCGGGGAATTACGATTTGTCGTTTTTGCGTTGCATCCCGAATATGGTGGTGATGGCTCCTGCCGATGAAAACGAATGCCGTCAGATGTTGTACACCGCTTTTCAGATGGATTGCCCCACCGCAGTACGCTACCCACGTGGTAAAGGGATTGGGATTGAACCCCAAACAGAGATGCAAGCGCTGCCATTAGGCAAGGCTGTCAAGTTGCGTACCGGTCACGCTATTGCCGTTGTGCTGTTTGGTTCACTCCTGCCTGAGGCACAGGCTGCCGCAGCCGAACTGAATGCCACGCTGGTTAATATGCGCTTTGTTAAGCCGCTGGATAAAGCGATGTTGCGGGAGTTGGCGCAATCCCATGAACTGTTGGTGACATTGGAAGACAATGCGGTGATGGGTGGGGCAGGGAGCGCGGTAAACGAATATTTGCATGAAGCAGGCTTGACGGTGGAGGTGTTGAATCTGGGTTTGCCGGATAACTACATCGAGCACGCGCAACGTGAGGAACAATTGGCGAGTTGTGGTTTAGATGCGCCGGGTATTGTGCAACGGGTCAACGCCGGTTATGGCGGACGGATTCGCAATGGCGTAATGTTGTATCCTGTGCCACAATACAGTACTCATTAATGTGTCAGAAATCGACTATAATCCCCTAAAAAGTTTGGTTTCGTCTGTATTTCCCAATTCCTGAGGAGTTGTTTCATGAAGTTTATTGTTGGCTTTTTCAGCCTCGAATGGATGCGTATTTTCGATTTTATTGCGCCATTGGCTATCCGCCTGTTCCTTGCCCCGATGCTTTGGGTAGCTGGCGTTAAGCATTTGGGGCTGTTCTCCAGTTCTGATTTTGTGATTTATAACCCGTTAACTTGGGTCAATACGGAAGCTTTCCAGCAAAGTGCAGCGGCAATGAGCAATACCGTCCTGTCTGGGATGGGGGCTGAATCTGTGCTGATTTTGATTGGTACGATTGAAATTGTTGCCGCCATTTTCCTAGTGTTGGGGTTTGCGGTGCGTTGGGTGGTGTTGGCGTTGATGTTCGTCGTCGTGGTGCTGGGTTTGATGTCGATGGGCGAAGCAGGGTTCCTCACTACCATGCAGCAATTGGTCATGAGCCACGGCTACACCGATATGGCAAATAATATGACAGAAGTGTATTTGGTGTATTTCGTGCTGCTGTTGGCGCTGTTCTTCATGGGGGCGGGGCGCTGGTTCAGCTTGGACTGGTATATCTACCGCAATTTCATGAAACGTATTGATAGCAAAACGGCTCACCATGATCCGTTTGAGATTGATGCGACTGACGAACCCGGCATCAGTAAGTCGTAATACGGCTATATTATTGTCGAGCAAAGAAGGCTGCCATTGGCAGCCTTCTTGCTTATGGTTTAACGGATTTCACCGCGTTCACGCATGGCTTTGACTTTTTCATCGTTGCGTTTCATGAGTTGTAATGTTAGATAAATTTTGGCGGGAACCGATAAAAATAAGCCCCCCGCAATCAAGCCCGCTACCAGCGCAATGCCTTGCACACCATACCCCGTTACAATATCGGTGAAAATAACCAGCCCAACCCCAACGGCAGCAACGCCTAAGCCCACAATAATGAGGGTGTACATGAGGCGGCTGAGCGATGTTTCATTCATGGTGGCTTACCTTGCAGGTGTTCAATGGAATGGCTTCATTATCCGCCTCCCTGAAATTCGGGGTAATTGATGCTTATCAATCTTGTGCCAGTTAACCTGTAATCTGATTAGAAAGCACGCAATTACTTGGCAAGTAAACGATCAATAATTTCCATAACTGCAACGCTGTCTGACAAAGGCATGATGGCACTTTCGAGCTTACCACCTTGCACACACTGGCGAACTTCTTCCGCTTGGTAGTGATAAGCATTGCCTGAATAAAGCACATTCACTTTTTTGCCTGCTCCTGCCTTTAAAAGTGGCAATAAGTATTGATGGAGTAGGTGTAATACTCCCGATTCTCGGATATGGTCTTTTTTACTTGGCGCTTGTGCAGGGCTACGCGATATGGCCTGTGAGGTAAAAATCCTCAAGCGGGAAGGACGATAAATCGGGGTATCCAACTC
The window above is part of the Thiothrix winogradskyi genome. Proteins encoded here:
- the dxs gene encoding 1-deoxy-D-xylulose-5-phosphate synthase, with translation MLNTIHSPDELRHLELEQLPTVCAQVREFLLNSVSTGGGHFSSNLGTVELTVALHYAFDTPKDKLVWDVGHQAYPHKILTGRREQMSSIRQKDGLAGFPKRCESEYDTFGVGHSSTSISAALGMALAAQHKGEDYHSVAIIGDGALTAGMAYEAMNHAGDLDANLIVILNDNEMSISPNVGALRKYLTRLLTGRMYSTMRESGKKALSHSKSLSKLAKLTEEHMKGMVLPGTLFEEMGFKYYGPIDGHDVEELVRVLQNIKSIKGPRLLHVLTQKGKGYELAEEDPCTYHGVVPFNLKTGLVASSKKSTPTYTQVFGQWLCDMAEQDARLVGITPAMREGSGLVAFSERFPERYFDVGIAEQHAVTLAAGLACEGLKPVVAIYSTFLQRAYDQLIHDVAIQNLPVVFAIDRAGLVGADGPTHSGNYDLSFLRCIPNMVVMAPADENECRQMLYTAFQMDCPTAVRYPRGKGIGIEPQTEMQALPLGKAVKLRTGHAIAVVLFGSLLPEAQAAAAELNATLVNMRFVKPLDKAMLRELAQSHELLVTLEDNAVMGGAGSAVNEYLHEAGLTVEVLNLGLPDNYIEHAQREEQLASCGLDAPGIVQRVNAGYGGRIRNGVMLYPVPQYSTH
- a CDS encoding DoxX family protein, which codes for MKFIVGFFSLEWMRIFDFIAPLAIRLFLAPMLWVAGVKHLGLFSSSDFVIYNPLTWVNTEAFQQSAAAMSNTVLSGMGAESVLILIGTIEIVAAIFLVLGFAVRWVVLALMFVVVVLGLMSMGEAGFLTTMQQLVMSHGYTDMANNMTEVYLVYFVLLLALFFMGAGRWFSLDWYIYRNFMKRIDSKTAHHDPFEIDATDEPGISKS